The Hymenobacter oligotrophus genome segment CCTGAGCTGGGCGCTACCGCTCCTTCAGCAGCAACCGTAAACCGGATATGCGCCACCATCGCTACTTTGTTTACATCCTCACAAACCAGAACCACATGGTGCTCTACGTCGGCGTTACCAACGACCTAGGGCGCCGTGTGACTGAGCATCGCTCCGGTGTGCACCAAGGCTTCACGAAGCGCTACAACGTAACCAAGCTCATCTACTTCGAAGAGTACACAGACATCAACGCAGCTATTGCGCGCGAAAAGCAGTTCAAAAGCGGCTCGCGGCAGAAGAAGCTGGACGCTGTGGCCAGCCTGAACCCGAACTGGGATGAGTTACTGCCCTAGGTGGGTTTTCGCTTAGTGCTGGCTGAAGGGTTGTGCCCTGCCCAGGACCGATTGCTTCGTCCTCGCAATGACAGCTGGTTATTGAAAAAAGTCGCGGGCCCGGAGCTGATACAGCTCCGGGCCCGCGACTTTTTCTGGCCGACCTAGGGGGTGGCTAGTTCCAGCCGCCGGCATCCTTGTCGGCGGGTTTCTGCTCCGATTCGGGCTTGATCAGGCGGAACTCCACGCGGCGGTTGATGCGCATGTCCTCCTCAGTTACTTCTTCCTTAAGCGGCTCGGTGCTGCCGTAACCGCGGCTCTCAATGCGGTTGGGTTTGAGCTTGCCTTTGGTTTCGATGTAGCGGCGAATGGCGTCGGCGCGGTCTTGCGAGAGTTTCTCGTTCACGTCGGGGTCGCCTTTGGCATCGGTGTGGCCCGAAATGCGCAAGCGGTGGTTCGGGTGGTCGACCATAAACACCACGATGCGGTCGAGGGTGACGTGCATCGAAGGGAGGATGTTGGATTTGCCTTGGTCGAACTCGATGTTGCGGAAAATCAGCGGGATGTTGTAGTCGATGCTGGTGGTCATCAACTTCATTACGGTATCCTGCTTCAGGCTAAACTGCTTCTCCACAGTAAAGTACTCGGGGCTCTGGATGAGCATCACGTACTTCGAGCCGTCGATGAGGTCGAAATCAAACGAGCCATCGGGGCGGATGTACTTCGAGGCCACTTCAATGCCGTTGTCGACATCGATGATGCTCACAATGCCGCTGAGGGGCTTCTGCGTTACCGAATCGACGAGCGTACCCTCGAAGCGCGTGGTGGCCAGCGGCTGGGCTTCCATGGGCAGCGGGAAGGAGTACAGGTCGAGGTTCTTCATCTTCTTCTCCTCCGAGCGGGCGTAGTACAGGTTCTTCGATTCGCCGTCGATGGTGAAGTAGTACTCCGAACCCTTGCCATTCACGAGCGGGCCGATGTTGATGGGCTCCTGCCAGCGGCCTTTGGTGCGGTAGGCTTTGTAGATGTCGAAATCGCCGAAGTTCAGCAGCTGCCCGCGCGACGAAAAGTACAGTACGTTGTAGAGCGGGTGGTAAAAGGGGCTTACCTCGCTTTCGCGCGTGTTGATGATGGGGCCCATGTTCTGGGCCTTGGCCCACTGCCCGTTCTTCAGCTTGTGGGTAAACCAAATGTCGGACATGCCGAAACCACCTAGGCGGTCGGAGGCGAAGTACAAGGTGTCCTCGGTGCGCGACAGGGTAGGCTGCGAGTCCCAGGCGTTGGAGTTCACCTGCATACCTAGGCTTTGCGGCACCGTCCACTGGCCGTTTTTAAACTGGCTCACGAACAAGTCGCAGTTGCCGTGGCAGGTGGGGCACTCGCAGCGCGAGAAATACATGGTGGTGCCGTCCTTGGTAAGGCAGGCCGAACCCTCGTTGTAGGGCGAGCTGATGGGCTTGGGCAGGGCCTCGGCATCCGACCACGACTCGCCCTGGCGCTTGGCCATGTACAACTCCTCGTCCACGATGTTGTGCAGGCCGCGCGTTTTGCGCTTCGAAGAGAAGATGAGCTGCTCCGAGTCGTCGTGGTAGCTAGGGCCGTAGTCCTCCACCTGCGAGTTAATGCCCTGGCCCATGTTGGTGTACACGCCTTTGGGCGGCCGGAAGGTGGCAATGTTCTTCCGGTACTCCACAATTTCGTAGTACGTTTTTAGGGGCACGTACAGGTCGGCGTCCTTCTGCTCCAGCGAGTCGTAGTACAGCTGAATTTTGCTGACGTCCTGCCGGTGGTGCTTCAGGGCCAAGCGGTAATAGGCCTTGGCTTTTTCCTCGTTGCCGGCGCGCTCAAACAATTGCCCCAGGCGCCAGAGCATCATGTTGTCCTTGCTGAAGTTCTGGATACCGAAGTTGGCCACGTACTGCTCCAGCAGGTTGCGCGCCGGGGTCCAGCTTTTGCGCTTTTCGGCGCGGGCTATTTCGCGCAGCGCTTTTTTGTCCTGGAAATAAGCAACACGATTGATGTTGATAAAGTCTGGGGTGGCATCGGGACGCACCCGAAGCTGGCGAACCTTGCCCGAAAGGGCGCGCTGGCGGTACGGCTTATTTTGCGCGGCAAGCACACCCGCAAAACACAACCCCACCAGCAGCAAAAAAAGTGGGCGAATCAGACGAAACATAGGAAGGTAGTCGGCACGAAAGCCCAACGTGAAGCGGGAGCTACGGCCTTCAAAAATATAGCTTTTAGCTGATGACGCAGTGC includes the following:
- a CDS encoding GIY-YIG nuclease family protein, with product MRHHRYFVYILTNQNHMVLYVGVTNDLGRRVTEHRSGVHQGFTKRYNVTKLIYFEEYTDINAAIAREKQFKSGSRQKKLDAVASLNPNWDELLP
- a CDS encoding OmpA family protein; its protein translation is MFRLIRPLFLLLVGLCFAGVLAAQNKPYRQRALSGKVRQLRVRPDATPDFININRVAYFQDKKALREIARAEKRKSWTPARNLLEQYVANFGIQNFSKDNMMLWRLGQLFERAGNEEKAKAYYRLALKHHRQDVSKIQLYYDSLEQKDADLYVPLKTYYEIVEYRKNIATFRPPKGVYTNMGQGINSQVEDYGPSYHDDSEQLIFSSKRKTRGLHNIVDEELYMAKRQGESWSDAEALPKPISSPYNEGSACLTKDGTTMYFSRCECPTCHGNCDLFVSQFKNGQWTVPQSLGMQVNSNAWDSQPTLSRTEDTLYFASDRLGGFGMSDIWFTHKLKNGQWAKAQNMGPIINTRESEVSPFYHPLYNVLYFSSRGQLLNFGDFDIYKAYRTKGRWQEPINIGPLVNGKGSEYYFTIDGESKNLYYARSEEKKMKNLDLYSFPLPMEAQPLATTRFEGTLVDSVTQKPLSGIVSIIDVDNGIEVASKYIRPDGSFDFDLIDGSKYVMLIQSPEYFTVEKQFSLKQDTVMKLMTTSIDYNIPLIFRNIEFDQGKSNILPSMHVTLDRIVVFMVDHPNHRLRISGHTDAKGDPDVNEKLSQDRADAIRRYIETKGKLKPNRIESRGYGSTEPLKEEVTEEDMRINRRVEFRLIKPESEQKPADKDAGGWN